From Methanocella paludicola SANAE, a single genomic window includes:
- a CDS encoding LarC family nickel insertion protein codes for MKCLIFDPFCGATEEMILGAMLACGADEWRVRSAVEGLCDAPLDIEDKQSGRMAAKAATVNRAAARKGHKAMSRDEAMEKMNVMHENQPVRVDAMEIVRSVFDAIESLYGQGYRMDVYTIALITGICAAYDSLGRPGVFSTPAAMGGGLTADKKMPVPRPETMRILEGSKLIVQGGPFDGELLTPGAASALAYYVKESGRYYPDNRPLAVGYGAGAMSLPMPDVLRATLSEADDALILDRMELLETNVDDVTGEVLGALIEDLMAAGAMDASIVPVTMKKGRSGHIIRAIVKAEDGPAIARKIMVETGSLGVRVMPVKHRFIARRDVVVMPITIEENVYDMRFKVSADTGGLILDVSAEYDDARKVAKELALPLKTVMRKAEAEAWKKYDTAKR; via the coding sequence TTGAAGTGCTTGATCTTTGACCCGTTCTGCGGGGCCACGGAGGAGATGATCCTCGGGGCCATGCTCGCCTGCGGGGCGGACGAATGGAGAGTGCGCAGCGCCGTGGAAGGGCTCTGCGACGCGCCCCTGGACATAGAGGATAAGCAGAGCGGGCGCATGGCGGCGAAGGCCGCAACGGTCAACAGGGCGGCCGCCAGGAAGGGCCATAAGGCCATGAGCCGGGACGAGGCGATGGAGAAGATGAACGTCATGCACGAGAACCAGCCGGTCCGGGTGGACGCCATGGAGATCGTCCGTTCCGTGTTCGACGCCATCGAGTCCCTGTATGGCCAGGGCTACCGTATGGACGTTTACACGATCGCGCTGATCACCGGCATCTGTGCCGCTTATGACTCGCTGGGGAGGCCCGGGGTGTTCTCCACGCCCGCGGCCATGGGCGGGGGATTAACGGCGGATAAGAAGATGCCCGTGCCTAGGCCCGAGACGATGCGGATCCTGGAAGGCTCGAAGCTCATCGTCCAGGGCGGCCCCTTTGACGGGGAGCTTCTCACGCCGGGCGCCGCGTCGGCGCTGGCCTACTACGTGAAGGAGTCGGGCCGCTACTATCCGGATAACCGGCCGCTGGCCGTGGGCTATGGCGCCGGGGCGATGAGCCTGCCCATGCCCGACGTTCTGCGCGCCACGCTTTCTGAGGCGGACGACGCCCTGATCCTGGACCGCATGGAGCTCCTTGAGACGAACGTGGACGACGTGACCGGGGAAGTGCTGGGCGCCCTCATCGAGGACCTGATGGCCGCGGGCGCCATGGACGCGAGCATCGTGCCCGTCACCATGAAGAAGGGGCGGAGCGGCCACATCATAAGGGCCATCGTCAAGGCGGAGGACGGCCCGGCCATCGCCCGGAAGATCATGGTGGAGACCGGCTCCCTGGGCGTGCGCGTGATGCCGGTGAAGCACCGCTTCATCGCCCGGCGGGACGTCGTGGTCATGCCCATAACAATAGAGGAGAACGTCTACGATATGCGGTTCAAGGTGTCTGCGGACACCGGCGGCCTCATACTCGACGTCTCTGCGGAGTACGATGACGCCAGAAAAGTGGCGAAAGAGCTGGCGCTGCCCCTGAAGACGGTGATGCGCAAGGCGGAGGCCGAGGCCTGGAAAAAGTACGACACGGCTAAGCGCTGA
- a CDS encoding CDC48 family AAA ATPase — protein sequence MKELYLKVAKALPSDFGRGIARIDPNTLLELKLSPGDIIEIEGKRATVAKVWRAEKQDWGQEMIRIDGFTRQNADVGIGERVKVKKAAVKDAVHVVLAPPEGTAIQFSGNAVEMIKHQLLKRPVMLGDVVPLMSSMPNPFMGRTLSNQAIPLIAVKVDPSGSVIIGENTEIELRDKPVRGYEQTKSTGITYEHIGGLKDEVQRVREMIELPMKHPELFQQLGIEPPKGVLLHGPPGTGKTLLAKAVANECGAEFFSIAGPEIMSKYYGESEQRLREIFENARDNAPSIIFIDELDSIAPRREEVTGEVERRVVAQLLTMMDGLEERGQVVVIGATNRVDAVDPALRRGGRFDREIEIGVPDAHDRLEILQIHTRGMPLDNVNLEKLASTTHGFVGADLSGLAKEAAMKALRRYLPNIDLDKEIPREFLEQMRVTNNDFAEALKEVQPSAMREIFIELTHTKWSDVGGLDEAKQEIVETIEWPLKNPKKFVDMGIRPPKGIVLYGPPGTGKTLLARAVANESEANFISIRGPELLSKWVGESEKAVRETFRKARQVAPAIIFFDELDALTPARSAGEGGLQNVERSIVNQLLTELDGLMELEGCVVIGATNRPDIIDSALMRPGRFDRLVYVGPPTAEGRASIFKIHTRYNNLEDKLVKSLPAKAKLDKKIHLVELFDLLKPYTNLQVRSISAVAAELASGEQDSGIITMKHFKDALKKVRAEPELLSKEKGDGTPGESSPFYEGVMPLSVDVDFQELADLTENYVGSDIESVCREAAMLALRENFEAKVVEMRHFREALKKVKPTMNDMVKSYYQGIKDHFKGGVSKEIQKVFATDQYV from the coding sequence ATGAAGGAATTGTATCTGAAGGTAGCAAAGGCGCTGCCCAGCGACTTCGGGCGGGGCATAGCCCGTATCGACCCCAACACGCTCCTGGAGCTCAAGCTGTCTCCGGGCGACATCATCGAGATCGAGGGCAAGCGGGCGACCGTCGCCAAGGTCTGGCGCGCCGAGAAGCAGGACTGGGGCCAGGAGATGATACGCATTGACGGCTTCACCAGGCAGAACGCCGACGTGGGCATCGGCGAGCGCGTGAAGGTCAAGAAGGCCGCGGTCAAGGACGCCGTGCACGTGGTGCTCGCTCCCCCCGAGGGCACCGCCATACAGTTCAGCGGCAACGCGGTCGAGATGATCAAGCACCAGCTGCTGAAGCGCCCCGTCATGCTGGGGGACGTCGTGCCTTTGATGAGCAGCATGCCGAACCCGTTCATGGGCCGGACGCTGTCCAACCAGGCGATACCGCTCATCGCCGTCAAGGTGGACCCTTCCGGCTCCGTCATTATCGGCGAGAACACCGAGATAGAGCTCAGGGACAAGCCCGTCCGGGGCTACGAGCAGACCAAGTCGACGGGCATCACGTACGAGCACATCGGCGGTTTAAAAGATGAAGTGCAGCGCGTGAGGGAGATGATCGAGCTCCCCATGAAGCACCCGGAGCTGTTCCAGCAGCTCGGCATCGAGCCCCCAAAGGGCGTGCTCCTGCACGGTCCCCCGGGCACCGGCAAGACGCTCCTGGCCAAGGCCGTGGCTAACGAGTGCGGCGCCGAGTTCTTCTCCATCGCCGGCCCGGAGATCATGTCGAAGTACTACGGCGAGTCGGAGCAGCGGCTTCGCGAGATATTCGAGAACGCGAGGGACAACGCCCCCTCTATCATCTTCATCGATGAGCTGGACTCGATCGCCCCCCGCCGTGAGGAAGTCACGGGCGAAGTGGAGCGCAGGGTGGTCGCGCAGCTCCTGACCATGATGGACGGCCTCGAGGAAAGGGGCCAGGTCGTGGTCATTGGGGCCACCAACAGGGTAGACGCAGTCGACCCGGCGCTGCGCCGTGGAGGGCGGTTCGACAGAGAAATAGAGATCGGCGTCCCGGACGCGCACGACCGGCTCGAGATCCTCCAGATCCACACCCGCGGCATGCCGCTGGACAACGTGAACCTGGAGAAGCTCGCCTCAACGACGCATGGGTTCGTCGGGGCGGACCTGTCCGGGCTGGCCAAGGAAGCCGCCATGAAGGCGCTGAGGCGCTATCTGCCCAACATCGACCTGGACAAGGAGATCCCGAGGGAGTTCCTGGAACAGATGCGCGTCACGAACAACGACTTCGCCGAGGCCCTGAAAGAGGTCCAGCCCTCCGCCATGAGGGAGATCTTCATCGAGCTCACGCACACGAAGTGGAGCGACGTGGGCGGCCTCGACGAGGCCAAGCAGGAGATCGTGGAGACCATCGAGTGGCCTCTCAAGAACCCGAAGAAGTTCGTGGACATGGGCATCAGGCCCCCCAAGGGCATCGTGCTCTACGGCCCCCCGGGGACCGGCAAGACGCTGCTCGCGAGGGCGGTGGCGAACGAGTCCGAGGCTAACTTTATAAGCATCCGGGGCCCGGAGCTGCTGTCCAAGTGGGTCGGCGAGTCGGAGAAGGCCGTGCGGGAGACCTTCCGCAAGGCCAGGCAGGTGGCACCCGCCATCATCTTCTTCGACGAGCTGGACGCGCTTACGCCGGCCAGGAGCGCCGGAGAGGGCGGCCTGCAGAACGTGGAGCGGAGCATCGTCAATCAGCTGTTGACTGAATTAGACGGCCTTATGGAGCTGGAAGGCTGCGTCGTCATCGGCGCCACCAACAGGCCGGACATCATCGACTCCGCGCTCATGAGGCCAGGGCGGTTCGACCGCCTCGTCTACGTGGGCCCGCCGACGGCCGAGGGCCGGGCGAGCATCTTCAAGATCCACACCAGGTATAACAACCTGGAGGACAAGCTCGTCAAGAGCCTTCCCGCAAAGGCGAAGCTCGATAAGAAGATCCACCTCGTGGAGCTGTTCGACCTCCTGAAGCCCTACACGAACCTGCAGGTCAGGTCCATCTCCGCCGTGGCGGCCGAGCTGGCCTCCGGCGAGCAAGACTCGGGGATCATCACCATGAAGCACTTCAAGGATGCCCTGAAGAAGGTCAGGGCCGAGCCCGAGCTCCTCTCGAAGGAAAAGGGCGACGGCACCCCTGGCGAGTCGAGCCCGTTCTACGAGGGCGTCATGCCCCTGTCCGTCGACGTGGACTTCCAGGAGCTGGCCGACCTGACGGAAAACTACGTGGGCAGCGACATCGAGTCGGTATGCCGCGAGGCGGCCATGCTGGCCCTGAGGGAGAACTTCGAGGCGAAGGTCGTCGAGATGAGGCACTTCCGCGAGGCCCTGAAGAAGGTGAAGCCCACCATGAACGACATGGTGAAGAGCTATTACCAGGGCATCAAGGACCACTTCAAGGGCGGCGTGTCAAAGGAGATCCAGAAAGTCTTTGCGACAGACCAGTACGTGTGA
- a CDS encoding DUF1614 domain-containing protein, with product MLLAAVALLGLAAADVVGRTLGLSPIAALMIYIAMLAGGLINIPVYEFKSPGGTQPQMVPYLGARHHMPQWLSHRTVVSLNVGGCIIPAALSAYFVLGLPPMQLLATTIIVTLGVFYFARPVRSVGVMVPVLVPPLLAVGASLIALYIGGTGFSGLARLAFASGVFGTIIGADVLHLGSIRKAGSDFVSIGGAGIFDGIVLTGVIGTIIAAIITSL from the coding sequence GTGCTACTGGCGGCGGTCGCGCTGCTGGGCCTGGCGGCCGCGGACGTCGTCGGCAGGACGCTGGGGCTGTCGCCTATCGCGGCGCTGATGATCTATATCGCCATGCTCGCGGGCGGCCTCATCAATATACCGGTGTACGAGTTCAAGAGCCCGGGAGGCACACAGCCTCAGATGGTCCCCTATCTGGGCGCACGGCATCACATGCCCCAGTGGCTCAGCCACAGGACCGTCGTCTCCCTCAACGTGGGCGGCTGCATCATACCCGCGGCCCTTAGTGCCTATTTTGTGCTCGGCCTGCCGCCCATGCAGCTCCTGGCGACCACTATAATAGTAACGCTGGGCGTGTTCTACTTCGCCCGGCCGGTGAGGAGCGTGGGGGTCATGGTGCCCGTGCTCGTGCCTCCCCTGCTGGCCGTGGGCGCGTCGCTCATCGCCCTGTACATCGGGGGCACCGGCTTCTCTGGCCTTGCCCGCCTGGCTTTCGCCTCGGGCGTGTTCGGCACCATCATCGGCGCCGACGTGCTTCATTTGGGCAGCATCCGTAAGGCAGGCTCCGACTTCGTGAGCATCGGCGGCGCGGGCATCTTCGACGGCATCGTGCTCACGGGCGTGATAGGCACGATTATAGCCGCCATTATAACCAGCTTATAA
- the hsp20 gene encoding archaeal heat shock protein Hsp20, whose product MARRRNPFDIFGDFDEMFEEMLKEFENMGPGEHESGPFFYGFSINQRPGEEPEIREFGNIRPESGKIEIGERKPLVDVFDTDKTVQIVAEMPGIEKEDVELSAEGRELEIKASHGERKYHEFVDLPADVDIDSAKASYKNGVLDITLNKIQRPSRKKRINVE is encoded by the coding sequence ATGGCAAGGAGAAGAAACCCGTTCGACATATTCGGCGATTTCGACGAGATGTTCGAGGAGATGCTGAAGGAGTTCGAGAACATGGGGCCTGGAGAGCACGAGAGCGGCCCGTTCTTCTACGGGTTCTCGATCAACCAGCGCCCGGGCGAGGAGCCCGAGATCCGGGAGTTCGGTAACATCCGCCCGGAGTCCGGCAAGATCGAGATCGGCGAGCGCAAGCCCCTGGTCGACGTCTTCGATACGGATAAGACCGTGCAGATCGTCGCCGAGATGCCCGGCATCGAGAAGGAGGACGTGGAGCTGAGCGCCGAGGGCCGTGAGCTGGAGATAAAAGCGTCGCACGGCGAGCGGAAGTACCACGAGTTCGTGGATCTCCCGGCCGACGTGGACATCGACTCCGCGAAGGCGTCCTACAAGAACGGCGTGCTGGACATCACCCTGAATAAGATCCAGAGGCCAAGCCGTAAGAAGAGAATCAATGTGGAGTGA
- a CDS encoding PRC-barrel domain-containing protein — MVKVMAKKLSNKKIMGTDGSDMGILYNITCDMRTGDLIDLMVRPDMTLNVENYRTEDGFVLIPFSAVRAVKDYIVVDKKASTT; from the coding sequence ATGGTTAAAGTAATGGCAAAAAAGCTTTCCAACAAGAAGATCATGGGGACCGACGGGTCCGATATGGGCATCTTATATAACATTACGTGCGACATGAGGACGGGCGACCTCATCGATCTGATGGTCCGCCCGGACATGACGCTCAACGTGGAGAACTACAGGACCGAGGACGGCTTCGTGCTCATACCGTTCTCCGCCGTCAGGGCCGTCAAGGACTACATCGTCGTGGACAAGAAAGCCTCTACAACGTAA
- a CDS encoding CDC48 family AAA ATPase — translation MADKNEVTLRVQEAYHRDVGRGIARIDMETMKKLGMVSGDIIEIEGKGATSYAVVWPGYPSEEGKGVILIDGNTRANARVGIDDRVKVRKIQAKPAERITLAPTQPIRITGGEYYLLKLLEGRPISKGQTIRVEMLGSPMQFIVTSTRPAGAVIADRRTEITISEKPAAEKLEKVPRLTYEDIGGLKREIGLVREMIELPLRHPELFQKLGIDPPKGVLLYGPPGTGKTMIAKAVASETDANFISISGPEIMSKYYGESEKQLRDIFKEAEDNAPSIIFIDEIDSIAPRREEVTGEVERRVVAQLLALMDGLQARGQVIVVAATNRPNAVDPALRRGGRFDREIEIGVPDKNGRLEILHVHTRGMPLASDVNLEKLANVTHGFVGADIASLCKEAAMHALRTILPEIDIEKEIPQEVMDMLQIKMVDFEDALKNIEPSAMREVFVEVPNVHWSDIGGLEKVKQELRETVEWPLKYKDVFDITHTVAPKGILVFGPPGTGKTLLAKAVANESEANFISIKGPEVLSKWVGESEKAIRETFRRARQSAPTIIFFDEIDAIAPTRGMSSDSHVTERVVSQLLTELDGLEELHSVVVLAATNRPDMVDTALLRPGRLDRLLYIPPPDEKSRVEIFRIHTEGKPLGPDIDFQSLAKRTPDYVGADIEAVCREAAMMAIRDYINGAMSPEEAKSRAADIKITMKHFDGALKKIKPSASRESMKQYERLAENFARQVTTIEEEAGEEAAKAPAEKKEKEKKEKKPAEARTAY, via the coding sequence ATGGCAGATAAGAACGAAGTGACGCTGCGGGTGCAGGAAGCCTACCACAGGGACGTGGGAAGGGGGATCGCCCGCATCGACATGGAGACGATGAAGAAGCTGGGCATGGTAAGCGGCGACATCATCGAGATCGAGGGCAAGGGCGCGACCTCGTACGCGGTCGTGTGGCCCGGCTACCCGAGCGAGGAAGGCAAAGGCGTAATACTTATAGACGGTAACACCCGGGCGAACGCCAGGGTCGGCATCGACGACCGGGTCAAGGTCCGCAAGATCCAGGCGAAGCCGGCCGAGCGGATCACGCTCGCCCCGACGCAGCCAATCAGGATCACGGGCGGCGAGTACTATCTGCTGAAGCTATTAGAGGGCCGGCCTATTTCAAAGGGGCAGACGATACGCGTGGAAATGCTGGGCAGCCCCATGCAGTTCATCGTGACGTCCACGAGGCCCGCCGGAGCGGTCATCGCCGACAGGCGCACGGAGATCACGATCAGCGAGAAGCCCGCGGCCGAGAAGCTGGAGAAGGTGCCGAGGCTCACGTACGAGGACATCGGCGGCCTGAAGAGGGAGATCGGCCTGGTCAGGGAGATGATCGAGCTTCCGCTCAGGCATCCCGAGCTGTTCCAGAAGCTGGGCATAGACCCGCCGAAGGGCGTTCTGCTGTACGGCCCTCCTGGAACGGGCAAGACCATGATCGCCAAGGCAGTGGCCAGCGAGACGGACGCGAACTTCATCAGCATCAGCGGCCCCGAGATCATGTCTAAATATTACGGAGAGTCGGAGAAGCAGCTCCGGGACATCTTCAAGGAGGCGGAGGATAACGCGCCCTCTATCATATTCATCGACGAGATCGATTCGATAGCGCCGAGGCGCGAGGAGGTCACCGGCGAGGTCGAGCGCAGAGTGGTGGCCCAGCTGCTCGCCCTTATGGACGGCCTCCAGGCCCGCGGCCAGGTCATCGTGGTGGCAGCCACGAACCGGCCCAACGCCGTGGACCCGGCGCTGCGCCGTGGCGGCAGGTTCGACCGTGAGATCGAGATAGGCGTGCCCGATAAGAACGGGCGCCTGGAGATATTGCACGTCCACACGAGGGGCATGCCTCTTGCGAGCGACGTGAACCTTGAAAAGCTGGCGAACGTGACCCACGGCTTCGTGGGGGCGGACATCGCCTCCCTGTGCAAGGAGGCGGCGATGCACGCTCTGAGGACCATCCTACCCGAGATCGATATCGAGAAGGAGATCCCCCAGGAGGTCATGGACATGCTGCAGATCAAGATGGTCGACTTCGAGGACGCCCTGAAGAACATCGAGCCCTCTGCCATGAGGGAGGTGTTCGTTGAGGTGCCGAACGTCCACTGGTCGGACATCGGCGGCCTGGAAAAGGTGAAGCAGGAGCTGAGGGAGACCGTGGAGTGGCCCCTGAAGTACAAGGACGTCTTCGACATCACGCACACCGTGGCGCCCAAGGGCATCCTGGTCTTCGGCCCGCCCGGAACGGGCAAGACCCTCCTGGCCAAGGCCGTGGCCAACGAGTCGGAGGCTAATTTCATCAGCATCAAGGGCCCCGAAGTCCTGTCGAAGTGGGTCGGCGAGTCGGAGAAGGCCATACGCGAGACGTTCCGCCGTGCGAGGCAGAGCGCCCCGACGATCATCTTCTTCGACGAGATCGACGCCATCGCCCCGACGAGGGGCATGAGCTCCGATTCCCACGTGACGGAGAGGGTAGTGAGCCAGCTGCTCACCGAGCTGGACGGGCTCGAGGAGCTCCACAGCGTGGTGGTGCTGGCGGCCACGAACCGCCCGGACATGGTGGACACGGCGCTGCTGAGGCCCGGCCGCCTCGACAGGCTCCTGTATATCCCGCCCCCGGACGAGAAATCCCGGGTCGAGATATTCAGGATCCACACGGAGGGCAAGCCCCTGGGCCCGGACATCGACTTCCAGTCGCTGGCGAAGCGGACGCCCGACTACGTGGGCGCCGACATCGAGGCGGTGTGCCGGGAGGCGGCCATGATGGCCATCCGGGACTACATCAACGGCGCCATGTCGCCGGAGGAGGCGAAGTCCAGGGCCGCGGACATCAAGATCACCATGAAGCACTTCGACGGCGCGCTGAAGAAGATCAAGCCTTCGGCGTCCAGGGAGAGCATGAAGCAGTACGAGCGCCTCGCGGAGAACTTCGCCCGCCAGGTCACCACCATCGAGGAGGAGGCCGGCGAGGAGGCCGCGAAGGCCCCCGCGGAGAAGAAAGAGAAGGAGAAGAAGGAGAAGAAGCCGGCCGAAGCGAGGACGGCTTATTAA
- a CDS encoding glycosyltransferase family 39 protein, protein MAYHGEQKQEQGLYGLRISDRAYFIGSAVLFAVVIFALAFVSSTLMGSDWTTYDMQRFYAMAQAIVNGATPYLDYQDPKPPLIYFTLTLPVILGQPLLGGLILVGLCNFVSALLLMAMAWRLYGRFSGMLAGLLFSLNIAWAQGYFVITEPFALTFILLSTYLLVFSESRWKYLLAGLCAGIGIGFKQYALLLIPLLLFFLYRKKELRRATELLLGIAIPLIIVFGAIFLAYGQDALAASLYWSYGVADTYLTQSSMGDVTSYRTTDPIILAANLIMAVTIFTSLLLFALANVIQDRPLTPYDEYFILAAVLFAGTILIRQYLHYWILALPFIALLCARQFRKKGISA, encoded by the coding sequence ATGGCTTATCATGGCGAACAAAAGCAAGAGCAGGGACTGTATGGCCTGCGCATATCGGACCGGGCGTACTTCATCGGCTCGGCCGTGCTCTTCGCCGTCGTGATCTTCGCCCTTGCCTTCGTCTCGAGCACCCTCATGGGCAGCGACTGGACGACGTACGACATGCAGCGCTTCTACGCCATGGCACAGGCCATCGTGAACGGCGCCACTCCATACCTGGACTACCAGGACCCCAAGCCTCCGCTCATCTACTTCACGCTCACTCTCCCGGTCATCCTGGGCCAGCCTCTCCTCGGGGGGCTCATACTGGTGGGCCTTTGTAACTTCGTCAGCGCCCTTCTGCTCATGGCCATGGCCTGGAGGCTCTACGGCCGGTTCTCGGGCATGCTCGCCGGCCTGCTGTTCTCCCTGAACATCGCCTGGGCCCAGGGCTATTTCGTGATCACCGAGCCGTTCGCCCTCACGTTCATCCTTCTCTCGACGTACCTGCTCGTGTTCAGCGAGAGCCGGTGGAAGTACCTGCTTGCCGGCCTGTGCGCCGGCATAGGCATAGGCTTCAAGCAGTACGCCCTCCTGCTCATACCGCTGTTGCTATTCTTCTTGTACAGGAAAAAGGAGCTTCGCAGGGCGACGGAACTACTCCTCGGGATAGCCATCCCGCTCATCATCGTATTCGGCGCCATATTCCTGGCGTACGGGCAGGACGCGCTGGCGGCATCGCTGTACTGGAGCTACGGCGTGGCGGACACGTACCTGACCCAGTCCAGCATGGGCGACGTAACGAGCTACAGGACGACGGACCCCATCATACTGGCGGCCAACCTCATCATGGCCGTGACGATATTCACGTCCCTGCTCCTGTTCGCCCTGGCCAACGTGATCCAGGACCGGCCGCTGACGCCCTATGACGAGTACTTCATCCTGGCCGCCGTGCTCTTCGCCGGCACGATCTTAATAAGGCAGTACCTGCACTACTGGATCCTGGCGCTCCCGTTCATCGCGTTACTATGCGCCAGGCAATTCCGAAAAAAGGGGATCAGCGCTTAG